The following are from one region of the Rhipicephalus microplus isolate Deutch F79 chromosome 1, USDA_Rmic, whole genome shotgun sequence genome:
- the LOC142765798 gene encoding lactosylceramide 4-alpha-galactosyltransferase-like produces the protein MASQDASHKMFRTLALIFAFAGFFIVTYELRTSGAFKASMLTGSVWKTINVLKARRGATNGTAGAMAVSKPSGQHWSNILIAEGHGIQIESANSSQDHIWFLETAYKREINARQACSIESTCRHNEETTVHLLSTGNISSSTCRYINVLSKYPNFRSSALNVTAELAETPLASLVAEGGRQRRSPYAVAHLSDFLRYIVLWKRGGAYLDSDIIMMKSLKGIRNSAFYQSSRDEASVANGMLFFDKHHPVLVELIDRCARTYDPDTWTTCGPKLMSQLPSDSEYSSRINFLNQSEFFGVPWKIWNDLFIPAKAPAALSAVNDSLGVHFWNKLSEKRRVVPGSGSAIDILARTHCPEVYRISRSMGAF, from the exons ATGGCATCGCAAGATGCGTCCCACAAGATGTTCAGAACGTTGGCCCTGATTTTCGCGTTTGCAGGGTTTTTCATAGTGACGTATGAATTGCGAACCTCGG GTGCATTTAAAGCGAGCATGCTGACTGGATCGGTCTGGAAAACGATCAATGTCTTGAAAGCAAGACGTGGTGCCACCAACG GTACTGCAGGTGCAATGGCTGTGAGCAAGCCGAGTGGACAGCACTGGTCAAACATCCTCATTGCGGAAGGACATGGTATCCAAATTG AGTCGGCGAACAGCAGCCAAGACCATATATGGTTCCTCGAAACAGCCTATAAACGGGAAATTAACGCCAGGCAAGCCTGCAGCATCGAGTCTACTTGCCGCCACAACGAAGAGACTACCGTGCATCTCTTGTCTACCGGTAACATAAGCTCCTCTACCTGTCGGTACATCAACGTGCTTTCAAAATACCCGAACTTTCGATCCTCTGCCCTGAATGTGACAGCAGAACTCGCGGAGACTCCGTTGGCATCGCTGGTTGCGGAAGGCGGGAGACAGCGTCGTAGCCCTTACGCCGTGGCGCATCTGAGTGACTTCCTCCGATACATCGTTCTTTGGAAGCGAGGCGGTGCTTATTTGGACAGTGACATCATCATGATGAAGTCGCTGAAAGGGATAAGGAATAGCGCTTTTTACCAGTCCTCGAGAGATGAAGCTTCCGTAGCAAACGGTATGCTGTTCTTCGACAAGCATCATCCCGTCCTCGTTGAACTGATCGATAGGTGCGCACGCACCTACGATCCCGACACGTGGACCACGTGCGGGCCTAAGTTGATGTCGCAGCTTCCTTCCGACTCGGAATATTCTAGCCGCATCAATTTCCTGAACCAATCCGAATTCTTCGGTGTACCGTGGAAAATATGGAATGACTTGTTTATTCCTGCAAAGGCACCTGCGGCGCTGAGTGCGGTAAACGACAGCCTCGGTGTGCACTTCTGGAACAAGCTCAGCGAAAAGAGACGAGTAGTGCCCGGGTCTGGTTCTGCTATAGATATTCTCGCTCGTACCCACTGCCCTGAAGTGTACAGAATCTCACGTTCCATGGGTGCATTCTAA